From one Enterococcus sp. DIV2402 genomic stretch:
- the hemH gene encoding ferrochelatase: MQKQAVLLMSYGTPNNTEEIWDYYTHIRHGKEPSQELYDELAGRYEEIGGVSPLARITEAQRLAVEEKLNVTSAVEYHVFTGLRHIRPFIEDAVADIVAQGFQTIHGMVLAPHDSSFIKQYHDRVEKELEVYPEISYTAHRHFWQHEGFQVFWANQIQAALNSEKKQKFLFTAHSLPERLLLNGDPYVDEITGAAKAIAQRVAGSLDFGHAWQSAGRTADKWIGPRVEDVTEELLKEGYEEIIYLPFGFVADNLETLYDNDIECKELVEELDGEYRRLDMPNTHPDFISGLAAEILSN; the protein is encoded by the coding sequence ATGCAAAAACAAGCAGTTTTACTAATGAGTTATGGGACACCAAACAATACAGAAGAAATTTGGGATTATTATACCCATATTCGTCATGGGAAAGAACCTTCCCAAGAACTTTATGATGAATTAGCTGGTCGTTATGAAGAAATTGGTGGGGTTTCACCCTTAGCTCGTATCACAGAGGCGCAACGTTTAGCTGTTGAGGAAAAATTAAATGTGACTAGCGCAGTAGAGTATCATGTGTTTACTGGTTTACGTCATATTCGTCCATTTATTGAAGATGCAGTGGCAGATATTGTAGCGCAAGGATTTCAAACGATTCATGGAATGGTACTAGCACCACATGATTCTAGTTTTATTAAGCAATATCATGATCGTGTTGAAAAAGAATTGGAAGTTTATCCAGAAATTTCCTATACAGCACATCGTCACTTTTGGCAACATGAAGGATTTCAAGTATTTTGGGCTAACCAAATTCAAGCAGCATTGAATTCTGAGAAAAAGCAGAAATTTTTGTTCACGGCACATAGTTTGCCTGAGCGTCTATTGCTAAATGGCGATCCGTATGTTGATGAAATAACCGGTGCCGCTAAAGCAATTGCGCAACGTGTAGCAGGTTCATTGGACTTTGGTCATGCGTGGCAAAGTGCTGGACGTACAGCGGATAAATGGATTGGTCCACGTGTTGAAGATGTGACCGAAGAATTGTTAAAAGAAGGTTATGAAGAGATTATTTATCTACCATTTGGTTTTGTTGCAGATAATTTAGAAACACTCTATGATAATGATATTGAGTGTAAAGAATTAGTAGAAGAATTAGATGGAGAGTACCGTCGCTTAGATATGCCGAATACTCATCCCGATTTTATTAGCGGTTTAGCAGCAGAAATTCTTTCAAATTAA